One window of the Hoplias malabaricus isolate fHopMal1 chromosome Y, fHopMal1.hap1, whole genome shotgun sequence genome contains the following:
- the LOC136678078 gene encoding cytotoxic granule associated RNA binding protein TIA1-like isoform X1, whose product MMDDDQPKTLYVGNLSRDVTEALILQVFTQIGPCKSCKMIIDTAGNDPYCFVEFYEHIHAAAALAAMNGRKILGKDMKVNWASMPSSQKKDTSNHFHVFVGDLSPEISTDDVRAAFAPFGKISDARVVKDLATGKSKGYGFISFINKWDAENAIQQMNGQWLGGRQIRTNWATRKPPAPKSNYETGNTKHLSYEEVLSQSSPSNCTVYCGGVTSGLTDQLMRQTFSPFGQIMEIRVFPDKGYSFVRFDSHEGAAHAIVSVNGTCIEGHTVKCYWGKETADMRAMQQMPMPQSNPGYAAQPYGQWGQSYGNGQQMGQYVPNGWQMPTYGVYGQAWNQQGYK is encoded by the exons ATGATGGACGACGACCAACCCAAAACGCT GTATGTGGGGAACCTCTCAAGGGATGTGACAGAGGCCCTCATCTTACAGGTCTTCACCCAGATTGGCCCGTGCAAGAGTTGTAAAATGATAATTGAT ACAGCAGGAAATGATCCTTACTGCTTTGTGGAGTTCTATGAGCACATtcatgctgctgctgcactggctGCCATGAACGGGAGGAAAATTTTAGGAAAG GACATGAAAGTCAACTGGGCCTCGATGCCAAGCAGCCAGAAGAAAGATACAAGCA ACCACTTCCATGTCTTTGTTGGTGATCTGAGTCCTGAAATCTCCACAGATGATGTCAGAGCTGCATTTGCTCCCTTTGGGAAAATATC TGATGCTCGTGTGGTGAAAGACTTGGCTACTGGGAAGTCCAAAGGATATGGCTTCATCTCCTTCATTAACAAATGG GATGCTGAGAATGCCATTCAGCAGATGAACGGCCAGTGGCTTGGAGGCAGGCAGATCAGAACCAATTGGGCTACTAGGAAACCACCTGCACCCAAGTCCAATTATGAGA cagGTAATACCAAGCACCTGTCCTATGAGGAGGTCTTGAGCCAATCCAGCCCCAGTAACTGCACTGTGTACTGTGGAGGAGTCACCTCTGGCCTCACAG ATCAGCTGATGAGACAGACCTTTTCTCCATTTGGCCAGATCATGGAGATCAGGGTTTTCCCAGATAAAGGCTACTCGTTTGTCAG GTTTGACTCCCACGAGGGTGCAGCACATGCCATAGTATCTGTGAATGGTACATGTATCGAGGGCCACACAGTGAAGTGCTACTGGGGGAAAGAAACTGCAGACATGAGGGCCATGCAGCAGATGCCCATGCCTCAG AGTAACCCTGGCTATGCTGCCCAGCCGTATGGCCAGTGGGGCCAGTCTTATGGCAACGGGCAGCAGATGGGCCAGTATGTGCCCAATGGCTGGCAGATGCCTACTTATGGAGTCTATGGCCAGGCTTGGAACCAGCAGGGTTATAAATAA
- the LOC136678078 gene encoding cytotoxic granule associated RNA binding protein TIA1-like isoform X2 has protein sequence MMDDDQPKTLYVGNLSRDVTEALILQVFTQIGPCKSCKMIIDTAGNDPYCFVEFYEHIHAAAALAAMNGRKILGKDMKVNWASMPSSQKKDTSNHFHVFVGDLSPEISTDDVRAAFAPFGKISDARVVKDLATGKSKGYGFISFINKWDAENAIQQMNGQWLGGRQIRTNWATRKPPAPKSNYESNTKHLSYEEVLSQSSPSNCTVYCGGVTSGLTDQLMRQTFSPFGQIMEIRVFPDKGYSFVRFDSHEGAAHAIVSVNGTCIEGHTVKCYWGKETADMRAMQQMPMPQSNPGYAAQPYGQWGQSYGNGQQMGQYVPNGWQMPTYGVYGQAWNQQGYK, from the exons ATGATGGACGACGACCAACCCAAAACGCT GTATGTGGGGAACCTCTCAAGGGATGTGACAGAGGCCCTCATCTTACAGGTCTTCACCCAGATTGGCCCGTGCAAGAGTTGTAAAATGATAATTGAT ACAGCAGGAAATGATCCTTACTGCTTTGTGGAGTTCTATGAGCACATtcatgctgctgctgcactggctGCCATGAACGGGAGGAAAATTTTAGGAAAG GACATGAAAGTCAACTGGGCCTCGATGCCAAGCAGCCAGAAGAAAGATACAAGCA ACCACTTCCATGTCTTTGTTGGTGATCTGAGTCCTGAAATCTCCACAGATGATGTCAGAGCTGCATTTGCTCCCTTTGGGAAAATATC TGATGCTCGTGTGGTGAAAGACTTGGCTACTGGGAAGTCCAAAGGATATGGCTTCATCTCCTTCATTAACAAATGG GATGCTGAGAATGCCATTCAGCAGATGAACGGCCAGTGGCTTGGAGGCAGGCAGATCAGAACCAATTGGGCTACTAGGAAACCACCTGCACCCAAGTCCAATTATGAGA GTAATACCAAGCACCTGTCCTATGAGGAGGTCTTGAGCCAATCCAGCCCCAGTAACTGCACTGTGTACTGTGGAGGAGTCACCTCTGGCCTCACAG ATCAGCTGATGAGACAGACCTTTTCTCCATTTGGCCAGATCATGGAGATCAGGGTTTTCCCAGATAAAGGCTACTCGTTTGTCAG GTTTGACTCCCACGAGGGTGCAGCACATGCCATAGTATCTGTGAATGGTACATGTATCGAGGGCCACACAGTGAAGTGCTACTGGGGGAAAGAAACTGCAGACATGAGGGCCATGCAGCAGATGCCCATGCCTCAG AGTAACCCTGGCTATGCTGCCCAGCCGTATGGCCAGTGGGGCCAGTCTTATGGCAACGGGCAGCAGATGGGCCAGTATGTGCCCAATGGCTGGCAGATGCCTACTTATGGAGTCTATGGCCAGGCTTGGAACCAGCAGGGTTATAAATAA